A DNA window from Ranitomeya imitator isolate aRanImi1 chromosome 2, aRanImi1.pri, whole genome shotgun sequence contains the following coding sequences:
- the GPRC5C gene encoding G-protein coupled receptor family C group 5 member C, producing MAFLFSFRTILASTWLLSFFFNTAKAQTTVPTGCGEGLNSLYYNLCDLSVAWGIVLQAITSAGIVSSFILSVVLVASTPFIQDKRKKSMVGTQVFFLLGTIGLFCLVFDMVVKKDFSTCASRRFLFGLFFAICFSCLWVHAGNLNYLVRKNTGPNGWWIFGIAVALSLVEVIINTEWLIITIVRTSSTVGQPCAIENQDFVMALIYVMFLIVAGFATAWPALCGRYGHWKKHAVFIILTLFLSACIWIVWIVMYVYGNAIVGNPIYWDDPTLAIALVSNAWAFLFLYIIPEISQLTKPSLEQTFEEDVYPSRGVGYETILKEQTSQSMYVENKAFSMDEPQSAKRPVSPYSGYNGQIRSSVYQPTEMALMNKNPTELPYDVIIPRATANTHPAASGNSTLRAEDAYAAQNRHTANNGQANSSPYSQW from the exons ATGGCCTTCCTCTTCAGTTTCCGGACCATCTTGGCATCTACATGGCTTTTGTCCTTCTTCTTTAATACGGCCAAGGCTCAAACAACCGTACCTACGGGCTGTGGAGAAGGATTGAACTCGCTCTACTATAACTTATGTGACCTGTCAGTAGCATGGGGTATTGTTCTACAAGCCATAACAAGTGCGGGCATTGTGTCTTCCTTCATCCTTTCCGTTGTCTTAGTAGCTAGCACCCCATTCATTCAGGACAAGAGGAAGAAGAGCATGGTGGGAACTCAAGTGTTTTTCCTTCTTGGCACAATTGGACTTTTTTGTCTTGTGTTCGACATGGTGGTCAAGAAAGACTTTTCAACTTGTGCATCTCGAAGGTTCCTCTTTGGTCTCTTCTTTGCTATCTGCTTCTCCTGCTTGTGGGTTCATGCAGGGAATCTCAACTACTTAGTCAGGAAAAACACTGGGCCAAATGGTTGGTGGATTTTTGGCATAGCTGTTGCCCTATCACTAGTAGAGGTGATTATCAACACGGAGTGGCTGATTATCACCATCGTACGGACCAGCAGTACTGTGGGACAACCATGCGCCATTGAAAACCAGGACTTTGTCATGGCATTGATATATGTCATGTTCCTCATTGTTGCTGGATTTGCAACCGCCTGGCCAGCCTTGTGTGGACGATATGGTCACTGGAAGAAGCACGCGGTCTTCATTATACTCACGCTTTTCCTATCTGCTTGCATTTGGATTGTGTGGATTGTTATGTACGTCTACGGAAATGCTATCGTCGGAAACCCGATCTATTGGGATGATCCAACCTTGGCCATTGCTCTGGTATCAAACGCATGGGCCTTTCTGTTCCTCTATATCATCCCTGAGATCTCGCAGTTGACCAAGCCAAGTTTAGAGCAGACCTTTGAAGAAGACGTTTACCCGTCAAGAGGGGTTGGTTACGAAACTATCCTTAAGGAGCAAACTTCCCAGAGCATGTATGTGgaaaataaagcattctctatggaTGAACCACAGTCCG CCAAGCGGCCCGTGTCTCCATACAGCGGGTACAATGGACAGATCAGGAGCAGCGTATACCAGCCCACGGAGATGGCACTAATGAATAAAAATCCG ACAGAACTTCCATATGATGTAATCATTCCCAGAGCTACTGCCAACACTCATCCTGCTGCCAGCGGAAACTCCACACTGAGGGCCGAAGATGCATACGCTGCACAGAACCGGCACACTGCAAATAATGGACAG